One window from the genome of Salvelinus fontinalis isolate EN_2023a chromosome 3, ASM2944872v1, whole genome shotgun sequence encodes:
- the LOC129834639 gene encoding cadherin-related family member 4-like — protein MGVYNLLCLLLLTSFLQLHILTGACVSIATGFIGLPASVSVSESTRPRSVVVEFQVQSSSLLPTVNILSVNPELAVFETPIVNPTNVSGIFNVQIVLSGSLDYEKASMVSVRLGLVTSSGRAEQTFHIRVVDENNTPQCEPLFQLPGVEVHVPENLPVPVTLYTVLASDADRNDTLSFSISQVLPKSSKGQFHVSGGGSIISSQPFDYHTGPRELMLSVVVRDKQGANCTGTVRIKVLKVYNPPLDLLLVSQNVSIFENQGPEDIVAIVRANLTIPDVLYTFVKDYPHFKIGREDGIIRTAYNLDLEAERALAHSVLLVRAYSVAVECSATATVTVNVLDVNEFPPFCSPSVFVLEVSETIEVGSSLGSLTCVDIDVSNQSVSLTLVNNRLSLLKFRVKDGQLQVNNTLNYDSAEMATNNFQYEATILATDAGTPPLTSQVRVLVSVTPVNEHDPVFQTLFFSVPEGTRPGTAVGTVVARDTDWPFGNIRYSITTGDAMFTIDPEGGELYLGGELDFEEQQVYVVGVQAEDYEQDMDRTNRKRRTVDITVQVENVNDNAPVCDPISYESTIFSTLSNKLPILSLSCADADSDRLTATITNGAAVDRFLMTGLSLVSKNVFSYVVDGVYDRTMFEVTISVSDGRHHTEAVAYIYVVPWTTTVPTTTTTTTAKPPHVVTVMSDYWDPEPWFVAVVTVTGILLLLVTSLLIRAILSRVYGWGPKDEPEPPSNKTEEIGKMNTEVSQNGASENDQASLDGTLRLSKVSIQDDLLRFDGKAQDPVSGRSYLFNSSSGERRWL, from the exons ATGGGTGTCTACAATCTcctctgtctactgctcctaacATCTTTTTTACAGCTTCACATTTTGACCG GAGCGTGTGTTTCCATAGCGACTG GGTTCATAGGCCTCcctgcctctgtgtctgtatcgGAGAGCACCCGTCCCaggagtgtggtggtggagttTCAGGTGCAGAGCTCCAGTCTTCTCCCCACAGTCAACATCCTCTCTGTCAACCCAGAGTTAGCAGTGTTTGAGACGCCCATCGTCAACCCTACTAACGTCTCTGGTATCTTCAATGTCCAG ATAGTGTTGAGCGGTTCTCTGGACTATGAGAAGGCCAGCATGGTGAGTGTTCGTCTGGGCCTGGTCACCTCATCAGGCCGTGCAGAGCAGACCTTCCATATCAGGGTGGTGGATGAGAACAACACGCCACAGTGTGAACCTCTGTTCCAGCTGCCTG GAGTTGAGGTTCATGTCCCAGAGAACCTTCCTGTTCCTGTGACTCTCTACACTGTCCTGGCCTCCGACGCAGACCGCAATGACACACTCTCT TTCTCTATCAGTCAGGTCTTGCCCAAATCCTCCAAAGGACAGTTCCACGTCAGTGGAGGCGGCAGCATCATCTCAAGCCAACCATTTGATTACCACACAGGGCCAAGG GAATTGATGCTGTCTGTGGTTGTGAGAGACAAACAGGGGGCTAACTGTACTGGGACAGTCAGGATCAAGGTGCTGAAAGTCTACAACCCTCCTCTGGATCTGCT TCTTGTTTCCCAGAATGTGTCCATCTTTGAGAACCAAGGACCTGAGGATATTGTAGCTATCGTCAGAGCTAACCTCACCATCCCTGATGTACTCTACACTTTTGTAAAAGATTATCCCCATTTCAAGATTGGTAGAG AGGACGGTATCATCAGAACAGCCTATAACCTGGACCTGGAGGCGGAGCGGGCCCTGGCCCACAGTGTTCTATTGGTCAGAGCCTACAGCGTGGCAGTGGAATGTTCAGCTACCGCCACTGTCACGGTCAACGTTTTGGATGTCAATGAGTTCCCACCCTTCTGCTCCCCCTCAGTGTTTGT GCTGGAGGTGTCAGAGACCATTGAGGTGGGCAGCAGCCTGGGCTCACTGACCTGTGTTGACATTGACGTCAGTAACCAGAGTGTGTCGCTCACACTCGTCAATAACAGATTATCACTGCTCAAATTCCGCGTCAAAGACGGACAGCTCCAG GTTAACAACACTCTGAACTACGACTCTGCTGAGATGGCCACCAATAACTTCCAGTATGAGGCCACCATCTTGGCTACGGACGCAGGCACCCCTCCTCTCACAT CCCAGGTGCGTGTTCTGGTCAGTGTAACCCCAGTCAATGAACATGATCCAGTGTTTCAGACTTTGTTCTTCAGTGTCCCAGAGGGCACCAGGCCTGGTACGGCAGTGGGGACGGTGGTGGCCAGAGACACAGACTGGCCCTTTGGCAACATCCGCTACTCAATCACTACAGGAGACGCCATGTTCACTATTGACCCTGAGGGAG gggagCTGTATCTGGGCGGAGAGCTGGACTTTGAGGAGCAGCAGGTGTATGTAGTGGGGGTTCAGGCTGAGGATTATGAGCAGGATATGGACCGTACCAACCGCAAGAGAAGAACAGTGGACATCACCGTACAAGTGGAG aaTGTGAATGATAATGCTCCAGTGTGTGACCCAATCTCCTATGAGTCCACCATCTTCTCCACCTTGTCTAATAAACTCCCCATCCTCTCACTCAGCTGCGCTGATGCAGACAGCGACAGACTAACAGCTACCATCACTAATG GTGCTGCAGTGGACCGGTTTCTGATGACCGGGTTGAGTCTCGTCTCCAAAAATGTGTTCTCCTACGTGGTGGATGGGGTTTATGACCGCACCATGTTTGAAGTCACCATCTCTGTGTCGGATGGCAGGCATCACACTGAGGCTGTGGCCTACATCTACGTAGTTCCCTGGACCACTACtgttcctactactactactaccactaca GCTAAACCTCCACACGTGGTCACAGTGATGTCAGACTACTGGGATCCAGAGCCTTGGTTTGTTGCTGTGGTGACGGTTACCGGCATCCTGCTCTTGCTGGTCACAAGTCTGCTCATCAGGGCCATTCTGAGCCG CGTCTATGGTTGGGGACCAAAAGATGAGCCTGAACCTCCATCAAATAAGAC GGAAGAGATCGGCAAAATGAACACAGAAGTGAGTCAAAATGGGGCCAGTGAAAATGACCAG GCTTCACTAGATGGCACCCTCCGTCTGTCTAAAGTCAGCATACAAGACGACCTGCTG AGGTTTGATGGGAAGGCACAAGATCCAG TTTCAGGGCGCAGTTACCTGTTCAACTCTTCCAGTGGTGAACGGCGTTGGTTGTAG
- the LOC129847478 gene encoding PAK4-inhibitor inka1-like: MLCLRDSGDCLRDQMHYMMRSLQDLKHLRRTCPAAAPAAPAAPAITPAPTLVHRSAVARACYQRALQRERRTRLRISDASTASTYDSACCLASPLEEEDAGSRLGLGLGLGLTSPSSEKSLEFDSGYSEASWQDEAVVLRRTRNVRVSSSACLRTNQAPSGLVRPKSTSDACLERWTSFEASDPEDWTTSLLTRGRNRQPLVLGDNSFADLIQNWMDLPDCPEPAELKPISGFLVNMRRKIAGMSKSVEGRVRMRSSDSSSHVSRTAMAPKRLSCPLGVQAPAPRQSPFFHQSHSGLHELDTDFYQFTALMKTGSRQPIICNDIISYI; this comes from the exons atg CTGTGTCTGCGTGACTCTGGAGATTGCCTGCGGGACCAGATGCACTACATGATGAGGTCCCTGCAGGACCTGAAGCACCTGAGAAGGACCTGCCCTGCTGCTGCCCCTGCTGCCCCTGCTGCCCCTGCCATCACCCCTGCCCCCACCCTGGTCCACCGCTCTGCAGTGGCACGAGCCTGCTATCAGAGGGCACTGCAGCGGGAGCGCCGTACCCGCCTACGCATCTCTGACGCCAGTACGGCCAGCACCTACGATTCAGCCTGCTGTCTGGCCAGTCCtctggaggaggaggatgcaggCAGCCGGCTGGGTCTGGGCCTTGGTCTGGGTCTGACCTCCCCCAGCAGTGAGAAGAGTCTGGAGTTTGACTCTGGCTACTCTGAAGCCTCCTGGCAGGACGAGGCCGTGGTGCTCAGGAGGACCAGGAACGTACGGGTGTCCTCCTCCGCCTGCCTCCGAACCAACCAGGCTCCCAGTGGCCTGGTCCGGCCCAAATCCACATCAGACGCCTGCCTGGAGAGGTGGACCTCATTCGAGGCCAGCGACCCAGAGGACTGGACCACGTCACTGCTGACACGGGGACGGAACAGGCAACCTCTGGTACTGGGGGACAACAGCTTTGCTGACCTCATACAAAACTGGATGGACCTACCGGACTGCCCTGAACCAGCAGAACTGAAGCCCATCTCTGGCTTCTTGGTCAACATGAGGCGGAAAATAGCTGGGATGTCAAAGAGTGTAGAGGGGAGGGTGAGGATGAGGTCCTCAGACTCTTCTTCACATGTGAGTCGGACAGCCATGGCCCCCAAACGACTCTCCTGCCCCCTAGGGGTGCAGGCCCCTGCCCCACGCCAGTCCCCCTTCTTCCACCAGTCCCACTCTGGCCTGCATGAACTAGACACAGACTTCTATCAGTTCACTGCCCTCATGAAGACTGGCAGCAGACAGCCTATTATCTGTAATGACATCATCAGCTACATCTGA